A single Larimichthys crocea isolate SSNF chromosome VIII, L_crocea_2.0, whole genome shotgun sequence DNA region contains:
- the LOC104919791 gene encoding immunoglobulin-like domain-containing receptor 2 isoform X1 yields MRRRRKEDEVRQETCSKFWKMISMARWWILIVCLTDVLPPRCSGVHVYVRDEKRYAVLFQSVVLPCQYNSVSTQIPVVQWVYKSYCRDRTRDSFSFPDSLSGGLGAGGMTGGTGGVGGGYETGMTAGYLDCADSGRTVRTVASISGSSITLSEYYKNRDISIINKADLRIGEVQWGDSGVYICKVVIADDLEGQNEASVELLVLGFSGVPEDLLPEFDLKIMPEWVFVAAVALGSVLFLLLVGVCWCQCCPHSCCCYVSCWCCPDTCCCPRHLYEAGKGIKTGTSTPQSPAYPPYFVTGVPTMVPIAPPSLVDKMSSVSPSDGSLLTAVPMHAVGLPYRVPSPQDQNSLRVLQYVEKQLAHFNPARSNSHQSCSLSELSSLHEGETGFRQTYRNVQKKALPAIPDHDPQPEPQRYRENRSPDPQRYRDNPPSPQRYRSDPDSEPRHREDEPLPPRRYSDDPPSSSQSRRPGRNQRQQNHSDEENHNRWNPRSEHLQRKTYRTAGRTGSLDELEEFAASYKQKGGRGAEKREEERGDYEMELQEFSRYPSYRDCPPQHYHNDENELEDNSDREDHPRRNKKNGHIISPLHSPKKRRGTWDNERPVPPPPRVSPPSSSSQEKDYDGTFLNSLLERKAKLRGVGQVKSGARGEEDSDTPSKGSSKKSSRESSRHCSHSPSNRPEADSLPSYSETERSRTDRPSPRPLPANARSPQPPAHSLPGRREEPRDKSRKVGTLLSRDSLIV; encoded by the exons ATGAGACGACGGAGAAAAGAGGACGAAGTCCGCCAGGAAACTTGCTCGAAATTCTGGAAAATGATTTCAATGGCGAGGTGGTGGATTTTAATCGTTTGTCTGACAG ATGTCCTCCCTCCCCGTTGCTCGGGGGTTCATGTGTACGTGAGAGATGAGAAGAGGTATGCCGTGCTGTTCCAGTCAGTGGTCCTGCCGTGTCAGTACAACAGCGTGTCCACCCAGATCCCCGTGGTGCAGTGGGTCTACAAGTCATACTGTCGCGACCGCACCCGAGATTCCTTCAGCTTCCCCGACAGCCTGAGCGGAGGACTGGGAGCAGGCGGGATGACTGGTGGAACCGGAGGAGTCGGTGGAGGGTACGAGACAGGGATGACGGCGGGCTACCTCGACTGCGCAGACAGCGGCCGCACAGTCCGAACTGTGGCATCCATCTCTGGTTCCTCAATCACGCTGTCAGAGTACTACAAGAACAGAGACATCTCCATCATCAACA aggCAGACCTGCGCATAGGCGAGGTCCAGTGGGGAGACAGTGGAGTTTACATATGTAAAGTGGTTATAGCTGATGATTTGGAGGGACAAAACGAAGCCTCCGTGGAGCTGCTGGTTCTTG GTTTCTCAGGTGTGCCTGAAGATCTCCTGCCAGAGTTTGATTTGAAGATTATGCCAG aGTGGGTGTTTGTGGCGGCAGTGGCGCTGGGCAGTGTTTTGTTCCTTCTGTTGGTTGGGGTTTGTTGGTGTCAGTGCTGTCCTCACTCGTGCTGCTGCTATGTCAGCTGCTGGTGCTGCCCTGACACTTGCTGTTGCCCTAGACACC TATATGAGGCAGGTAAGGGTATAAAGACGGGCACCTCCACCCCTCAGTCACCAGCCTACCCTCCATACTTTGTCACTGGAGTCCCGACGATGGTTCCTATTGCACCCCCTTCCCTGGTGGACAAGATGTCTTCTGTCTCACCTTCAGATGGCAGTCTACTTACAGCAG TGCCCATGCATGCTGTAGGGCTTCCCTACCGCGTGCCTTCACCCCAGGATCAGAACTCTCTCAGGGTGCTGCAGTATGTAGAGAAACAACTGGCTCACTTCAACCCTGCCAGGTCCAACAGCCACCAAT CCTGCAGCTTGTCCGAGCTGAGCTCCCTCCATGAGGGAGAAACGGGCTTCCGCCAAACATACAGAAATGTCCAAAAGAAAGCTCTGCCCGCCATCCCCGACCACGACCCTCAGCCTGAACCCCAACGTTACCGCGAAAACCGCAGCCCAGACCCGCAGCGCTACCGTGACAATCCCCCTTCACCACAACGATATCGGAGTGACCCAGACTCAGAGCCCCGCCACCGTGAGGACGAGCCCCTTCCTCCACGGCGGTACAGCGACGACCCCCCGTCCTCTTCACAGTCACGCAGGCCTGGCCGAAATCAACGGCAACAGAATCACAGTGACGAGGAAAACCACAATAG GTGGAACCCTCGTTcagaacatctgcagagaaagacGTATCGTACTGCAGGACGAACCGGCTCACTGGATGAGCTGGAGGAGTTTGCTGCCTCTTACAAGCAGAAAGGAGGCAGAGGGgcagagaaaagggaagaagaacGGGGAGATTATGAGATGGAGCTTCAGGAGTTCAGTCGATATCCTTCCTACAGGGATTGTCCACCTCAGCATTATCACAATGATGAAAATGAGCTTGAAGATAACAGCGACCGTGAAGATCATCCCAGACGAAACAAGAAAAACGGACATATCATAAGTCCACTTCATTCACCCAAAAAAAGGAGAGGCACCTGGGACAATGAGCGCCCTGTGCCACCTCCTCCCAGAGTCAGCCCACCATCAAGTTCTTCTCAAGAGAAGGACTACGATGGCACGTTCCTTAATAGCCTGCTGGAACGTAAGGCTAAATTGCGAGGGGTCGGTCAGGTTAAGAGTGGTGCCAGGGGTGAGGAAGATTCAGACACACCCTCAAAGGGAAGCTCAAAAAAGAGCAGCAGGGAATCTAGTCGGCATTGCAGCCACTCACCTAGTAACAGGCCGGAGGCTGATTCACTGCCCTCTtactcagagacagagagaagcagaacTGACAGGCCCTCTCCGCGGCCGCTCCCAGCAAACGCTCGCTCCCCTCAGCCTCCTGCACATTCCCTGCCCGGGCGCAGAGAGGAGCCCAGAGATAAGAGCCGGAAAGTG ggcaCTCTTCTCAGCCGGGATTCCCTCATTGTCTGA
- the LOC104919791 gene encoding immunoglobulin-like domain-containing receptor 2 isoform X3 — protein sequence MRRRRKEDEVRQETCSKFWKMISMARWWILIVCLTDVLPPRCSGVHVYVRDEKRYAVLFQSVVLPCQYNSVSTQIPVVQWVYKSYCRDRTRDSFSFPDSLSGGLGAGGMTGGTGGVGGGYETGMTAGYLDCADSGRTVRTVASISGSSITLSEYYKNRDISIINKADLRIGEVQWGDSGVYICKVVIADDLEGQNEASVELLVLGFSGVPEDLLPEFDLKIMPEWVFVAAVALGSVLFLLLVGVCWCQCCPHSCCCYVSCWCCPDTCCCPRHLYEAGKGIKTGTSTPQSPAYPPYFVTGVPTMVPIAPPSLVDKMSSVSPSDGSLLTAACSLSELSSLHEGETGFRQTYRNVQKKALPAIPDHDPQPEPQRYRENRSPDPQRYRDNPPSPQRYRSDPDSEPRHREDEPLPPRRYSDDPPSSSQSRRPGRNQRQQNHSDEENHNRWNPRSEHLQRKTYRTAGRTGSLDELEEFAASYKQKGGRGAEKREEERGDYEMELQEFSRYPSYRDCPPQHYHNDENELEDNSDREDHPRRNKKNGHIISPLHSPKKRRGTWDNERPVPPPPRVSPPSSSSQEKDYDGTFLNSLLERKAKLRGVGQVKSGARGEEDSDTPSKGSSKKSSRESSRHCSHSPSNRPEADSLPSYSETERSRTDRPSPRPLPANARSPQPPAHSLPGRREEPRDKSRKVGTLLSRDSLIV from the exons ATGAGACGACGGAGAAAAGAGGACGAAGTCCGCCAGGAAACTTGCTCGAAATTCTGGAAAATGATTTCAATGGCGAGGTGGTGGATTTTAATCGTTTGTCTGACAG ATGTCCTCCCTCCCCGTTGCTCGGGGGTTCATGTGTACGTGAGAGATGAGAAGAGGTATGCCGTGCTGTTCCAGTCAGTGGTCCTGCCGTGTCAGTACAACAGCGTGTCCACCCAGATCCCCGTGGTGCAGTGGGTCTACAAGTCATACTGTCGCGACCGCACCCGAGATTCCTTCAGCTTCCCCGACAGCCTGAGCGGAGGACTGGGAGCAGGCGGGATGACTGGTGGAACCGGAGGAGTCGGTGGAGGGTACGAGACAGGGATGACGGCGGGCTACCTCGACTGCGCAGACAGCGGCCGCACAGTCCGAACTGTGGCATCCATCTCTGGTTCCTCAATCACGCTGTCAGAGTACTACAAGAACAGAGACATCTCCATCATCAACA aggCAGACCTGCGCATAGGCGAGGTCCAGTGGGGAGACAGTGGAGTTTACATATGTAAAGTGGTTATAGCTGATGATTTGGAGGGACAAAACGAAGCCTCCGTGGAGCTGCTGGTTCTTG GTTTCTCAGGTGTGCCTGAAGATCTCCTGCCAGAGTTTGATTTGAAGATTATGCCAG aGTGGGTGTTTGTGGCGGCAGTGGCGCTGGGCAGTGTTTTGTTCCTTCTGTTGGTTGGGGTTTGTTGGTGTCAGTGCTGTCCTCACTCGTGCTGCTGCTATGTCAGCTGCTGGTGCTGCCCTGACACTTGCTGTTGCCCTAGACACC TATATGAGGCAGGTAAGGGTATAAAGACGGGCACCTCCACCCCTCAGTCACCAGCCTACCCTCCATACTTTGTCACTGGAGTCCCGACGATGGTTCCTATTGCACCCCCTTCCCTGGTGGACAAGATGTCTTCTGTCTCACCTTCAGATGGCAGTCTACTTACAGCAG CCTGCAGCTTGTCCGAGCTGAGCTCCCTCCATGAGGGAGAAACGGGCTTCCGCCAAACATACAGAAATGTCCAAAAGAAAGCTCTGCCCGCCATCCCCGACCACGACCCTCAGCCTGAACCCCAACGTTACCGCGAAAACCGCAGCCCAGACCCGCAGCGCTACCGTGACAATCCCCCTTCACCACAACGATATCGGAGTGACCCAGACTCAGAGCCCCGCCACCGTGAGGACGAGCCCCTTCCTCCACGGCGGTACAGCGACGACCCCCCGTCCTCTTCACAGTCACGCAGGCCTGGCCGAAATCAACGGCAACAGAATCACAGTGACGAGGAAAACCACAATAG GTGGAACCCTCGTTcagaacatctgcagagaaagacGTATCGTACTGCAGGACGAACCGGCTCACTGGATGAGCTGGAGGAGTTTGCTGCCTCTTACAAGCAGAAAGGAGGCAGAGGGgcagagaaaagggaagaagaacGGGGAGATTATGAGATGGAGCTTCAGGAGTTCAGTCGATATCCTTCCTACAGGGATTGTCCACCTCAGCATTATCACAATGATGAAAATGAGCTTGAAGATAACAGCGACCGTGAAGATCATCCCAGACGAAACAAGAAAAACGGACATATCATAAGTCCACTTCATTCACCCAAAAAAAGGAGAGGCACCTGGGACAATGAGCGCCCTGTGCCACCTCCTCCCAGAGTCAGCCCACCATCAAGTTCTTCTCAAGAGAAGGACTACGATGGCACGTTCCTTAATAGCCTGCTGGAACGTAAGGCTAAATTGCGAGGGGTCGGTCAGGTTAAGAGTGGTGCCAGGGGTGAGGAAGATTCAGACACACCCTCAAAGGGAAGCTCAAAAAAGAGCAGCAGGGAATCTAGTCGGCATTGCAGCCACTCACCTAGTAACAGGCCGGAGGCTGATTCACTGCCCTCTtactcagagacagagagaagcagaacTGACAGGCCCTCTCCGCGGCCGCTCCCAGCAAACGCTCGCTCCCCTCAGCCTCCTGCACATTCCCTGCCCGGGCGCAGAGAGGAGCCCAGAGATAAGAGCCGGAAAGTG ggcaCTCTTCTCAGCCGGGATTCCCTCATTGTCTGA
- the LOC104919791 gene encoding immunoglobulin-like domain-containing receptor 2 isoform X2, whose product MRRRRKEDEVRQETCSKFWKMISMARWWILIVCLTDVLPPRCSGVHVYVRDEKRYAVLFQSVVLPCQYNSVSTQIPVVQWVYKSYCRDRTRDSFSFPDSLSGGLGAGGMTGGTGGVGGGYETGMTAGYLDCADSGRTVRTVASISGSSITLSEYYKNRDISIINKADLRIGEVQWGDSGVYICKVVIADDLEGQNEASVELLVLEWVFVAAVALGSVLFLLLVGVCWCQCCPHSCCCYVSCWCCPDTCCCPRHLYEAGKGIKTGTSTPQSPAYPPYFVTGVPTMVPIAPPSLVDKMSSVSPSDGSLLTAVPMHAVGLPYRVPSPQDQNSLRVLQYVEKQLAHFNPARSNSHQSCSLSELSSLHEGETGFRQTYRNVQKKALPAIPDHDPQPEPQRYRENRSPDPQRYRDNPPSPQRYRSDPDSEPRHREDEPLPPRRYSDDPPSSSQSRRPGRNQRQQNHSDEENHNRWNPRSEHLQRKTYRTAGRTGSLDELEEFAASYKQKGGRGAEKREEERGDYEMELQEFSRYPSYRDCPPQHYHNDENELEDNSDREDHPRRNKKNGHIISPLHSPKKRRGTWDNERPVPPPPRVSPPSSSSQEKDYDGTFLNSLLERKAKLRGVGQVKSGARGEEDSDTPSKGSSKKSSRESSRHCSHSPSNRPEADSLPSYSETERSRTDRPSPRPLPANARSPQPPAHSLPGRREEPRDKSRKVGTLLSRDSLIV is encoded by the exons ATGAGACGACGGAGAAAAGAGGACGAAGTCCGCCAGGAAACTTGCTCGAAATTCTGGAAAATGATTTCAATGGCGAGGTGGTGGATTTTAATCGTTTGTCTGACAG ATGTCCTCCCTCCCCGTTGCTCGGGGGTTCATGTGTACGTGAGAGATGAGAAGAGGTATGCCGTGCTGTTCCAGTCAGTGGTCCTGCCGTGTCAGTACAACAGCGTGTCCACCCAGATCCCCGTGGTGCAGTGGGTCTACAAGTCATACTGTCGCGACCGCACCCGAGATTCCTTCAGCTTCCCCGACAGCCTGAGCGGAGGACTGGGAGCAGGCGGGATGACTGGTGGAACCGGAGGAGTCGGTGGAGGGTACGAGACAGGGATGACGGCGGGCTACCTCGACTGCGCAGACAGCGGCCGCACAGTCCGAACTGTGGCATCCATCTCTGGTTCCTCAATCACGCTGTCAGAGTACTACAAGAACAGAGACATCTCCATCATCAACA aggCAGACCTGCGCATAGGCGAGGTCCAGTGGGGAGACAGTGGAGTTTACATATGTAAAGTGGTTATAGCTGATGATTTGGAGGGACAAAACGAAGCCTCCGTGGAGCTGCTGGTTCTTG aGTGGGTGTTTGTGGCGGCAGTGGCGCTGGGCAGTGTTTTGTTCCTTCTGTTGGTTGGGGTTTGTTGGTGTCAGTGCTGTCCTCACTCGTGCTGCTGCTATGTCAGCTGCTGGTGCTGCCCTGACACTTGCTGTTGCCCTAGACACC TATATGAGGCAGGTAAGGGTATAAAGACGGGCACCTCCACCCCTCAGTCACCAGCCTACCCTCCATACTTTGTCACTGGAGTCCCGACGATGGTTCCTATTGCACCCCCTTCCCTGGTGGACAAGATGTCTTCTGTCTCACCTTCAGATGGCAGTCTACTTACAGCAG TGCCCATGCATGCTGTAGGGCTTCCCTACCGCGTGCCTTCACCCCAGGATCAGAACTCTCTCAGGGTGCTGCAGTATGTAGAGAAACAACTGGCTCACTTCAACCCTGCCAGGTCCAACAGCCACCAAT CCTGCAGCTTGTCCGAGCTGAGCTCCCTCCATGAGGGAGAAACGGGCTTCCGCCAAACATACAGAAATGTCCAAAAGAAAGCTCTGCCCGCCATCCCCGACCACGACCCTCAGCCTGAACCCCAACGTTACCGCGAAAACCGCAGCCCAGACCCGCAGCGCTACCGTGACAATCCCCCTTCACCACAACGATATCGGAGTGACCCAGACTCAGAGCCCCGCCACCGTGAGGACGAGCCCCTTCCTCCACGGCGGTACAGCGACGACCCCCCGTCCTCTTCACAGTCACGCAGGCCTGGCCGAAATCAACGGCAACAGAATCACAGTGACGAGGAAAACCACAATAG GTGGAACCCTCGTTcagaacatctgcagagaaagacGTATCGTACTGCAGGACGAACCGGCTCACTGGATGAGCTGGAGGAGTTTGCTGCCTCTTACAAGCAGAAAGGAGGCAGAGGGgcagagaaaagggaagaagaacGGGGAGATTATGAGATGGAGCTTCAGGAGTTCAGTCGATATCCTTCCTACAGGGATTGTCCACCTCAGCATTATCACAATGATGAAAATGAGCTTGAAGATAACAGCGACCGTGAAGATCATCCCAGACGAAACAAGAAAAACGGACATATCATAAGTCCACTTCATTCACCCAAAAAAAGGAGAGGCACCTGGGACAATGAGCGCCCTGTGCCACCTCCTCCCAGAGTCAGCCCACCATCAAGTTCTTCTCAAGAGAAGGACTACGATGGCACGTTCCTTAATAGCCTGCTGGAACGTAAGGCTAAATTGCGAGGGGTCGGTCAGGTTAAGAGTGGTGCCAGGGGTGAGGAAGATTCAGACACACCCTCAAAGGGAAGCTCAAAAAAGAGCAGCAGGGAATCTAGTCGGCATTGCAGCCACTCACCTAGTAACAGGCCGGAGGCTGATTCACTGCCCTCTtactcagagacagagagaagcagaacTGACAGGCCCTCTCCGCGGCCGCTCCCAGCAAACGCTCGCTCCCCTCAGCCTCCTGCACATTCCCTGCCCGGGCGCAGAGAGGAGCCCAGAGATAAGAGCCGGAAAGTG ggcaCTCTTCTCAGCCGGGATTCCCTCATTGTCTGA